From Verrucomicrobia bacterium S94, the proteins below share one genomic window:
- a CDS encoding c-type cytochrome, producing MKKHQMMKRFSILLLCSLNTLSSAAQTYHSPSVIKNAPKGKSLYIATHAGKQIRQLNKENLKVTTWLELPAEPSGFILNGDQLIITGGGYNGSVWLAADGKIIRTLKAGHTPLSPVLSPDARTLYVCNRFNNDISFINLATGKTTARVPVLREPIAADITPDGRYLFVANHIPDGRADVDYVASKISVIDTQTRTVKTILLVNGAEGLRDLKLSPDGKKVFATHLMARFLVPTTQLERGWVSTDALSVIDVDSQTLEYTVLLDDVDQGFPNPWAIDFSSDGKTLVVSSAGNHELSLIDLPALTEKIKTEAARNNGKAHLNAHNNLSFLSGIRKRVKLKGNGPRALTVDGDTIYVAHYFSDDIEIVRVSENRETSSGLVPLGDEQPITPIRQGEIFFNDARLCFQNWLSCATCHPDARTDALNWDLLNDGIGNPKNVKSMLHAHENPRAMWLGVRADAYAGVRAGLRHIQFAVRPEADAQAIDAYLKSLKPVPSPWLVDGKLSKAAERGKRIFNTAGCIHCHSGPYHSNNQMYDMGTTKGQDEGLPVDVPHLTEAWRTAPYMHDGRAATMQELFSTFGHGDKYGSVSALSPEELNDLIEYVLSL from the coding sequence ATGAAAAAGCACCAAATGATGAAACGGTTTTCAATTCTCCTTCTATGCAGTCTGAATACTCTCAGCTCTGCAGCGCAAACCTATCATTCTCCAAGTGTTATTAAAAATGCGCCTAAAGGTAAATCACTATATATCGCCACTCACGCCGGAAAACAGATTAGACAGCTCAACAAAGAAAATCTCAAAGTAACCACCTGGCTTGAACTCCCCGCAGAACCCAGCGGCTTTATTCTGAACGGCGATCAGCTCATCATTACCGGCGGCGGCTATAACGGCTCTGTATGGCTAGCTGCAGATGGAAAAATTATCCGAACCCTGAAAGCCGGCCACACTCCGCTCTCCCCGGTGCTCTCTCCTGATGCCCGGACACTCTACGTCTGCAACCGTTTCAACAATGATATCTCTTTTATCAATCTCGCCACGGGCAAAACCACCGCACGCGTCCCTGTACTTCGCGAACCCATCGCCGCTGACATCACCCCGGATGGCCGCTACCTTTTTGTGGCCAACCACATCCCCGACGGCCGGGCCGATGTCGACTATGTTGCATCAAAAATTTCTGTAATCGACACACAGACCCGGACCGTAAAAACCATTCTTCTTGTCAATGGAGCTGAAGGCCTGCGCGATCTCAAATTATCACCCGACGGAAAAAAGGTTTTTGCAACACACCTCATGGCCCGCTTTCTCGTCCCAACCACACAGCTTGAGCGGGGCTGGGTTTCCACCGATGCCCTCAGCGTCATTGATGTGGATTCCCAGACACTGGAATACACCGTGCTGCTCGATGACGTGGATCAGGGCTTCCCCAATCCCTGGGCCATCGATTTTTCCAGCGACGGAAAAACCCTGGTCGTCTCCTCAGCCGGCAATCATGAACTCAGCCTGATCGACCTCCCGGCACTTACGGAAAAAATAAAAACCGAAGCAGCCCGCAACAACGGAAAAGCCCACCTAAACGCACACAATAACCTATCGTTCCTCTCCGGCATCAGAAAGCGGGTCAAACTGAAAGGCAACGGTCCGCGCGCACTGACCGTGGACGGAGACACCATTTATGTGGCCCACTATTTTTCCGACGATATCGAAATCGTCCGCGTTTCCGAAAACCGGGAAACCAGCTCCGGCCTCGTGCCTCTTGGCGACGAACAACCCATCACACCGATTCGTCAGGGCGAAATCTTCTTCAACGACGCCCGTCTCTGCTTTCAGAACTGGCTCAGCTGCGCCACCTGCCACCCCGACGCCCGCACAGACGCCCTCAACTGGGATCTGCTCAACGACGGCATCGGAAATCCGAAAAATGTAAAATCCATGCTTCATGCCCACGAAAATCCTCGTGCCATGTGGCTCGGTGTTCGGGCCGATGCCTATGCCGGAGTACGGGCCGGCCTCCGGCATATTCAGTTTGCCGTCCGGCCGGAGGCCGACGCACAAGCCATTGATGCCTATCTGAAAAGTCTGAAACCCGTACCCAGCCCCTGGCTGGTCGACGGAAAACTCAGCAAAGCCGCCGAACGCGGAAAACGTATTTTCAACACCGCAGGCTGCATCCACTGCCACTCAGGCCCCTATCACTCCAACAACCAGATGTATGATATGGGAACAACCAAAGGGCAGGACGAAGGTCTTCCGGTTGATGTGCCCCACCTCACCGAGGCCTGGCGTACTGCGCCCTACATGCACGACGGCCGGGCCGCCACTATGCAGGAGCTCTTCTCTACATTC